One Elgaria multicarinata webbii isolate HBS135686 ecotype San Diego chromosome 6, rElgMul1.1.pri, whole genome shotgun sequence DNA segment encodes these proteins:
- the LOC134400472 gene encoding zinc finger protein 157-like: MYHQRVLTGERPHKCTECGSSFCYKKALTKHMRTYTGKKPFSCVECGRKFATKCSLQSHQKTRMGEKPFKYRYCGKNYWEYRRRQRHKEVYTGKRPTCPECGKQSQTERELLIRQRLSPQQNACNVYTHMQHVCGKQEKKKRRESKSCVNRFK, translated from the exons ATGTACCACCAGAGGGTCCTCACTGGTGAACGGCCCCATAAATGTACCGAGTGCGGGAGCAGCTTCTGCTACAAGAAAGCCCTCACGAAACATATGCGGACTTATACAGGTAAGAAGCCCTTTTCCTGTGTCGAGTGTGGGAGAAAGTTCGCCACCAAGTGCAGCCTCCAGTCCCATCAGAAAACCCGCATGGGGGAGAAACCATTCAAGTACAGGTACTGTGGGAAAAACTACTGGGAGTACCGTCGGCGCCAGAGGCACAAGGAAGTCTACACGGGGAAACGGCCAACGTGCCCCGAGTGCGGGAAGCAATCGCAGACGGAGAGGGAGCTCCTGATACGCCAGCGc CTCAGTCCACAGCAGAACGCATGCAacgtgtacacacacatgcagcaTGTCTGTGGCaaacaggagaagaaaaagagacgGGAAAGCAAGAGCTGTGTGAATCGCTTCAAATGA